The genomic window TGATTGCGGCCTTTTGTGGTTATGAGGTGGGCAGGCCGGTTTTTTGTGCGCGGTGGCGAAGGATGGCTTCGCTCTCAGTCACCATCGAGCCTGGGAGGCTGGTAAGATAGGTGCGCCTGTACAACGTATTACCAGACAAAGAGAACCCTAATGAAAGACAAGCCCGCTTACATCCTCCGGGTATCCTGCCCCGGCCGCGTTGGTATCGTTGCCGCCATAGGTAACTTCATGGCGGATCGCGGTTGTTTTATCAAGGAGCTGCATCAGTACGATGACCTGAACACGGGGCGCTTTTTTTCGACCATCGAGTTCGTTTTCGAAGGTAGCCAGAAGCCCAGTGTTGAACAGGTGAAAGCGGCGTTCGAGGTTACGGCACTGCGCTTTGATATGGAGTGGGAAATCCATGATGCCACCGAGCCTGCCAAGGTGCTGATCATGGTTTCCAAATATGACCATTGCCTGCGTGATCTGCTCTATCGCCGTGCCACCGGCGAGCTGAATATCGAGATCACGGCGGTGGTATCCAATCACGAAGATCTGCGTTACATGGCCGAGCGTGAGGGCATCCCCTTTGTGTACCTGCCGGTGACCAAGGCCAGCAAGGTCGAGCAGGAAGCGGCCTTGCTGCAACTGGTCGAAGACACCGGCACCGAGCTGGTGGTGCTGGCGCGCTACATGCAGGTGTTGACCGATACGCTGTGCACGGCACTGGCCGGGCGCTGCATCAATATCCACCACTCCTTCCTGCCGGGCTTCAAGGGCGCCAAACCCTATTACCAGGCCTATGAGCGCGGTGTGAAGCTGATCGGTGCCACGGCGCACTATGTAACCGGGGATCTGGATGAAGGCCCGATCATTGAGCAGATGGTGGAGCGCGTCGACCATGGCCATGACCCGCAGCACCTGACCCAGGTTGGTCGTGATATGGAAGCCCAGACACTGGCCCGTGCTGTGAAGTATCATGTGCGCCGCCGCGTGTTTCAGAACGGACTGCGCACCGTCGTTTTTTAGAACAGAAGCTGGGTGCTAATGGGCCTGCGCGGGCCCATGACAACCTGCAGAACAAGGGAACAACAGATGAGCGAACTCGCACAGCATCAGCAACTGACCAGCCCTAAGGCCGCCCTGATTGATGGCAAGGCTTTTGCCGCCCAGGTGCGGGGCCAAGTCAAAAGCGGGGCAGAGGCATTTAGCGCTGTAGAGGGGCGTCGGCCCGGGCTTGCGGTCGTGCTGGTGGGGTCTGATGCCGCCAGTCAGGTGTATGTGCGTACCAAGGTGCGCCAGGCCGCGGAAGCCGGTATTGAGTCCTTTGCGCACCTGCTGGATGTCACCACGACCCAGGCGCAGCTGCTGGCCCTGATCGACGCACTGAATGCGGACGACTCCGTCGACGGTATTCTGGTGCAGTTGCCGCTGCCCGCCGGGCTGGACGAGTCGGCAGTGATCGAGGCTATAGATCCTGCCAAGGACGTGGATGGGTTCCATCCCGTTAATGTCGGGCGCCTCAGTGCCGGTCAGCCGTCACTGGTGCCCTGTACGCCACTGGGCTGCCTGTTGCTGCTGCAGGACCGCCTCGGTGACCTGTCCGGTCTCAAGGCGGTGGTGGTGGGTCGCTCCAATATCGTCGGCAAACCCATGGGCCAGTTGTTGCTCAACGCCAATTGCACGGTGACGACTGTGCATTCGCGCAGCCGCGATCTGGCCGCGGAGTGTCGCCAGGCGGATATTCTGGTGGTGGCCGTGGGACGTCCCGGCATGATTACGGCGGATCACATCAAGCCCGGCGCCACTGTGCTGGATGTGGGCATCAATCGGCTGCAAGACGAGGCCGGCAACGGCCGCCTGGTCGGCGATGTCGATTTTGCTGCCGCCAGCGCCGTAGCGGGCGCCCTGACGCCGGTGCCGGGTGGCATTGGTCCCATGACGGTGGCCTGCCTGCTGCGCAATACCCTGACGGCGGCACAGTTGCGCCGGGCCTGAGCGCAGCACGTATTTGCCACACTCCCTGCGTGCCTGGGCATTGCCAGGGGCGCGCGGTTATTGCTGGAATATCCTGCGTTTGAGGCACTATAGTCAAAGTTGTCACTCAGCTGTTTTATAGACAGGACAACGCAGGATATTGCAGATGAAAACGCTGGATGTCGACTTTGTCACGCAATGGCTCGGTCGAGCCTATTTTCACGAACTCTCCACCTTTGGTGCCCTGTCCGAAGACTCGGTGCGCTTTCTGCTCTGCGGCGGGCGTTTGTTGCAGTTGCATCGGGGTGACCTGCTGTACCGCGCAGGGGATCCTGCGGCCGAATTTTATGTAGTGCTGCACGGGGATCTGAGTTTCTACAAGCAGTCCGAGGGGCAGGATGTACTGACGCGGCATTTTCAGCGCGGCGAGCTGCTGGGTTTCGATGGCATGATTGGGCTGCACGCCCGTTCAGGTACCGCGGTGGCTGGCGAGGACGTGGTGGTGCTGGAGATCGGCAGCGCGCTGTTTTTCGATCTGCATACGCTGTTCCCCGCCGACTTTGGCCTCATGATGATCAACTTGTCGCGCGAGCTGTCGCGGGAGATCGCGCTGCTGGAGAATGTGATTGGCCAGAGTATTGGCTGGCAGTCTCCGCAGGATGAGACAACCTCCAGTGACTGACCCTGCCGTGCTCCTGTGACGGGTCCTGAGCTCAACTCCCTGATGAATCCTCTGACTCATGCTGCTACTTATTACTGAGCCTGCGTCTACCCTGCGCGCCGCAGCGGGTATGATGGCTGACCTCAGACTCTTTTCACCCATCAGCAGGGCCGCGCTATGAAACATCGCTCCTATCATCCGGAGGCGGACGATTCCAGCATCAATCTGCAAACCCTCAAGGCGCTGATTCCCTATCTGCTGGAATACCGCAGCCGCATTCTGCTGGCGCTGGGCTGTCTGGTGGCGGCCAAGGTTGCCAGCGTCGGCATGCCCTTTATTCTCAAGCATATAGTGGATGCCATGGACGCCGGTGCCGGCACCCTGGTGGCGCTGCCCCTGGGCCTGTTGCTGGCCTATGGCTCGGTGCGGTTTGTGAATGTGCTCTTTGGCGAGATCCGCGACACCCTCTTCGGTCGCGTAACCGAGCGGGCCATGCGTCGCATTGGCCTTGCGGTATTCAACCATCTGCATGCGCTGGAGCTGGATTTTCACCTGAATCGCAGCACCGGCGGCCTGTCGCGGGATATCGAGCGCGGCGTGTCCGGCGTCAGTTTCCTGATGCGTTTCATGGTGTTCAACATAGTGCCGACACTGCTGGAAATTGCCCTGGTGATAGGCCTGCTGCTGTACAACTATTCCGCCTGGTTTGCCCTGATTACACTGGTTGCCGTGGTGGCCTATGTAGCCTATTCGGTGGTCGCCACGGACTGGCGTACCGGTTATGTGCGGGCTGCCAACAAGGCCGATTCGCAAAGCAACTCCCGGGCCGTGGACAGCCTGCTGAACTACGAAACGGTGAAGTACTTCACCAACGAGGGCTACGAAGCCGGCCGCTACGACCGGGATCTGGAGGAGTGGGAAGTGGCCAGGCGCAAGAATCGCCTGACGCTCTTTGCTCTAAACGGCGGTCAGGCGCTGATTATTGGTCTGGCGATGACCGCCATGATGGTGCTGGCCGGGCGCAATGTGGTAGCAGGCAATATGACGCTGGGCGACTTCGTACTGATCAATGCCTTTATGATGCAGCTGTTTATGCCGCTGAATTTTCTGGGTTTCGTCTATCGGGAAATGAAGGGCTCCCTGGCCAATATCGAGCGCATGTTTGCCCTGATGCGCCGGGCGCCTGCGATCCAGGATGCTGCGGAAGCCAAAGCGCTGCAGATCAGTCGCGGCGAGATCGAGTTCCGTTCGGTGGATTTTGGTTATGGGCCTGAGCGGCAGATACTCGATGGCATCAACCTGCGTGTGCGGCCGCGACAGAAGGTGGCGGTGGTGGGGGCCAGCGGCTCCGGCAAGTCGACCCTGGTAAAGCTGCTGTTCCGGTTTTACGACGTGGGCGCCGGTACTGTGCTGATTGACGGCCAGGATATCCGCTCGGTGAGCCAGGACTCCCTGCGCCGCGCCATCGGCATAGTGCCGCAGGATACGGTTCTGTTTAACGCCTCTATCTATGAAAATATTCGCTATGGCCGTATTGATGCCACCGAAGCTGAGGTGAAAGAAGCCATTCGGCTGGCGCATCTGGATGATTTTATCGCCCGCCTGCCCAACGGGCACGATACCCTGGTGGGTGAGCGTGGACTCAAGCTCAGCGGCGGTGAAAAGCAGCGCGTCGCCATCGCCCGCACCATTCTCAAGCGCCCGCCCATTCTGGTGTTCGACGAGGCGACCTCATCCCTGGACAGCCGTTCGGAGCGCAGTATTCTGCAGGCCATTCGCGAGGTTTCCCGCGGCCAGACAAGCCTGGTTATCGCCCATCGCCTGTCCACCATCGTCGATGCGGACCATATTGTCGTGATGCAGGAAGGACGTATCGTTGAGCAGGGCAGTCACGAGGCGCTGCTGGCGCAAGGCGGCAGCTATGCGCACCTGTGGCAGATTCAGCAGCAGCAAAAACAGCATGAACCCGCCGGTGACGAAGTGGTCGGTTAGCCGTCAGTCGGGCAGGCTGTCGTGAAGAGCTTTCCAGGCCTGGTAGGTGCTCAGAAAGATGCGCCCGCTCAGGTGCTGCAGGAAGTCACTGTTGCGCAGCGCATCCGTCACAGGCCCCTTGACCTCGCTCAGGTGCAATTCAATGCCTGCGTCCTGCAGACGGGCGTTAATGGCCTCCAGTGCTTCCAGTGCCGAAGCGTCTATATGGTTCACCGCAGGGCACATCAGAATCAGGTGCCGCAGTGTTTTCTGCGTCGCCATCTGAGCGTAGATACGGTCTTCCAGAAAGCGGGTATTGGCAAAATAGAGCCCTTCATCGATGCGCAGAATACAGAGCGCCGGGTCAGTTTCCACCGCGTGGCGCTGTACATTGCGAAAGTGTTCGCTGTCGGGTACCCGGCCGACAATGGCGCTGTGGGGACGGCTGGTGCGGTGCAGGTAGAGCAGCAGTGACAGCACAACACCGATGATAACCCCCGAGGTCACGCCTGTGAGCAAGGTTGCCAACAGGGTGGCCAGTAGCGCCAGGCCATCATGGCGTGAGTAGCGCCAGGTGCGTGCAATGGCACCCAGGTCCACCAGGCTGAGTACGGCCACCATGATGGTCGCGGCCAGTACGCTGAGTGGCAGGAAGTAAATCAGTGGTGTCAGAAAGAGTGTCGCCAGCGCAATCCCGACCGCGGTAAAGGCGCCTGCGGCAGGGGTGGCGGCCCCGGCATCGAAATTTACCACTGAGCGGGAAAAGCCGCCGGTCACCGGGAAGCCGCCGGACAGCGAGGAGGCAATATTGCAGGCCCCAAGGCCAATCAGTTCCTGGTCCGGATCTATGCGCTGGCGGCGCTTGGCGGCGAGAGTTTGCGCCACCGAAACGGACTCTACAAAGCCGATGGTGCTGATCAGCAGTGCCGGTAGCCATAGCTGCTCAAGCAGCGCCAGCGACACATGAGGAATTGTTAGCGCGGGCAGGCCGGCCGGTACCGCGCCGAGAATACGCAGCCCCTGGGTATCCAGATTGAGCCAGGCGGTCAGGGCGGTGGCACCGATCACGGTGATAATCGGGCCGGCTTTGGCGATCAGGTCCGCAAGCGATACTGGGCATCCAAGGCGTAACAGTGCGGGCTTGAGTCCACGTCGTACCAGCAGCAGAAACAGCACAGATCCGGCGCCAAGCGCGAGCGTGATGGTGTGAATATCGTGGCGGCTTTGCCACAGGCTTTGCAGCAGTTCCCACAGGTTGTGCCCCGAGGCTTCAACCCCCAGCAGGTGCTGCAGCTGGCTGGCGGCGATGATCAGGCCAGATGCTGAAATAAACCCCGATATCACCGGATGACTCAGAAAATTGGCGACAAATCCGAGTCGCAGCAGCCCCATGGTCAACAGCATCAGGCCGCTGATCAGTGCCAGCAGGATGGCCGCGTTGAGGTAGCCGATGCTGCCCTGCAGTGCGATCTGTCCCACCACGGCGGCGGTCATCAGTGACACCACGGCCACCGGGCCCACCGCCAGGGTGCGGCTGGTGCCAAAAAGGGCATAGGCGATCAGCGGCAGTATGCTGGCGTAAAGGCCGGCTTCGGCCGGCAGGCCCGCCAGCAGGGCGTAGGCCAGTGACTGCGGAATCAGCATGATGGTAACGATAACGGCCGCCAGCAGATCGGCGGCCAGGTCCGCGCACTTGTAGCCGGGCAGCCACTGCAGTATGGGGAAATAACGTTGCATGGCGCACCGGGTACTTGGCTGACAGGAGGACATCAGCTTAGCGCATATTCAATTTAGCGATAAGCTTATTCTTTTGTTGAATGTTGGCAGTGATGATAGAGACAGAAGTCTGGGCAGACCCTGCTGCAGGTCCATCCGGCAGGGGCTCAGCTTTTCGGGAACAGGCTGTCGCCCAGGGTATCGATGGCGTTCCTGGCTTTTTGCAGGGTGATTTCGTTGCACAGGTCTCGGCTGGGGGCCTGATCTGCGCGAATAAAGACATGCTCGCGGACTTCGCCATCCACTGTTTTGCGAATCAGGCCGCCGACGCCAAATTGCCCGCCCAGACTGCGCGGCTGCAGAAAGATCTCATATCCCTTGTATTCAATGGGCTCGCCGAGGCTTTCGGCTTTCTCGCCCTGGCCGCTGTCGCCTGCACCCAATATCTTTTTCAGTAATGCACCCAGACCCATCTGGCTCTCCTGTTCAGTTTTTGATGATGTGTGTGCAGCCTGGCGTCCATGAGGGGCGTTTGCGTGCTGCAGCTGTGGTCAGACGGTAGCCTCTGGCAGGGGCGGAGGCAAGGGAATCTAGCAGCCTGTTGGGCTTGGCCGGTCGTAGCGAGGGAAAGGCCGATTTGAGTTAGTTTTTGAGCTCTTTTGAGGCAAATAGTGGTTCTATTCAACAATAAAGAGAACAAGAAATAACCAAAGTCGGCTTTTCCGCAGTAGATCAGTGTTAAGTCCGACAGGCTGCTAATCGCCTCAGCGCCTGAGCTCATCGTCGCGGTAATGGGAGTCTGTCCAGCAGCGCGGCAGGCTTTCACCGGAGAGGAAAATCAGATCGCCCTTGTCGAAGTCCTCGGGATCCTGCGCTTCCTCGCCATGATTGTAGCGGCCGGAAATGGAGAGCGTAAATGGATTGAACAGGTCTGTCAGGGCGAGAACCTCCACCATGTTACCCGTGGATTTTTGTTTCAGGAACATGACGCACGCCTCCTGCTAATGCTGATTGTTAAGCCTGGGTCGCCGCTGCTATCGCTCAAACCTAACCTCTTGGCTTGAGTGAGAGCCTGCGCCAAAGCCTTTAACACAGCATAGGTGATGTTGATTTGGAACGCAGTGCATCCCTTGCCTAGTGCCGCGTTCTTAGGTTTGGGGCCTGGTATTGCGTGTGCGATAGCGAGAGTTTTTTATCACAGATCGTGGTTTCTCATGCAGACGCTTCATGTAAATGGGGCTGCTGGCGCTGGTGCTACGCCGGTTTTCAGGCTCTTTCCTTATCTTTAACCAACTGATGCGAAAGGCTTTACGGTCTTTCTGGCGGCCTGGCCTGGCGTTTGAACGGTCTGCGATACCGAACTTATTATCACAAAACATTATTGTTAACGATTATGTTTTAAATATTGTGTATTGAATTGTTTTTTTGTAAAACTACACAGGCACCTCAACCAAGCGAGAGAGTGACGATGCAAATTCGCGTAATAAATCCAAATACAACGGCGAGCATGACCGAGAAAATCGGTGAGGCTGCACAGCAGATAGCGGCCCCTGGCACCCGGGTGGTTGCCACCAATCCGCGCAGTGGTCCTGCGTCTATCGAGAGCCATTTTGACGAGGCCATCAGCGCCGTGGGCGTACTGGAGGAAGTACGAGCCGGCGAACTCGAGCAGGCAGACGCCTACATCATTGCCTGCTTTGGTGATCCGGGGCTGCTGGCGGCACGGGAGCTGACACGGGCGCCGGTGATCGGGATTGCAGAAGCTGCGTTTCACATGGCCACGCTGATCAGCACCCGCTTTTCCATCGTCACGACCCTGGGTCGCACCGGCATCATCGCCGAACACCTGCTGCAGTCCTACGGCTTTGCCCATCACTGTCGGCGGGTTCGGGCGGCGGAGATTCCGGTGCTGGATCTGGAAGACGGTGGCAATGCCGCGCTGGATAGGATCATCGAGGAATGCCTGCGCGCCAAGGCGGAAGACAACATAGGCGCCATCGTGCTGGGTTGCGGTGGAATGGCGGACCTGCGCGAGCAAATCAGTCGCGAAGTTGGGCTGCCGATCGTCGAGGGTGTCACCGCGGCCATGAAACTGGCGGAATCACTGGTCAGCCTGGGGCTGGGTACCAGCAAACACGGGGATCTCGCCTTCCCGCGGCCCAAGGCCTTTAGTGGCCAGTTCGAGTATCTGTCCGGGCCTGGGCGCTGAGCTTTTGGCTAAAGCAGTATTAGTGACAACCGCTGTACAAGAAGACGTGTAACAAGGTGATCGAGTAAACCGGAGTCGTGCTGGGTGTGCGGAAGCAAACAGCCTAGCTGCAATATAATAACAATACGGGCCAAGACCCGTTGTATGAGGAAGCATCATGCAAAATGAACAAGCATTAACGGGAGCCGCCATGGTGGATGAGCCGGCCCACACCAAGGCCGCCGGCGAGGAATCGCTGGCGCCGCAACAAACCCGAATCATGGGGCGGGTTTCCTACCTGCTAGCCTGGTTCGGTGGCTGTGTCTCCATCGGTACCTTTGCCATGGGTTCCAGCATCGTCGGTACGCTCAACCTGTTGCAGGCCTGTGCGGCCATCGCCATCGGCTGTTTCGTCATCGGTATCGCCCTGGCATTCAACGGCGCTGCTGGTTACAAGTACGGTATTCCCTTTATGGTGCAGGCGCGCAGTGCCTTTGGCTTTGCCGGTACCCGCTTCCCGGGGCTAGTGAGGGCAGTGCCGGCCATTGTCTGGTACGGCTTTCAGAGCTGGATCGGCGCCGGTGCCATTAACGCTGTTTCGGCCAGTCTGTTTGGCTTTGATAATCTGGTGTTTTACTTTGTGGTATTCCAGTTTCTGCAGATCGGTCTGTCGATGCTCGGTTTCCAGGGCATCAAGTGGCTGGAAAATTTCGGCAGCGTTTTCATCCTGGCGTCGCTGGTGTACATGTTCTACAGCGTGATCAATCGCTACGGCGATGAAATCACCACCAACCTGGTGAATATCGAGGGTACCTGGGGCTTGCCGTTCTGGGGTGCCACCATGCTGTTCCTGGGCATCTACAGCACCATGATGCTGAACGTGAGTGACTATTCACGCGAGCTTAAAAAGGGCACTGGCCCCGGTTTGCTAGCCACCTTGTACGCCATGTCTATTTTGCCCTGTACTCTGTTCATGGGTTTGATCGGCCTGATGGTCTCAGGTGCTACCGGTGTATCCGACCCCATTCAGGTGTTCGCCAGTGCGGTGGACAACCAGGCACTGCTGATCACCACCTTGCTGTTTATTGCCTTTGCCCAGGTTACTACTAACGTGCTGAACAACGTGGTGCCTCCCACCTATATCCTGATGGATGTGTTCAAGCTGAAGTTTCGCACTGCCACTATTCTGGTGGGTCTGGCGGCCTTTGGTACCTTCCCCTGGGAATTGGTGAAGGAAGAGTCTTCAGCGGGTCTGCAAACCTTTGTTCAGACTTACTCTGCTTTTCTGGGGCCGATCTTCGCGGTGATGGTCGTGGACTACTTTATCCTGCGTCGCCGCACTCTGGATATTTCGAAGCTCTATGACGAGAAGGGTCCTTACCGGGGTGTGAACTATGCTGCCATCATTGCGTCCCTCGTCGGTGCCGTGATTGCGCTCTGGTTCTCGTCCATTTCCTGGTATGCCAGCCTTATTCCAGCCGGTGTCACCTACTACCTGTTGATGAATAACTGGTCGGCCTGTGCACGTTTTCGTGACTGACAGCAGGGGGCCTGTGCGCTGGGCTTGACTGAGTACTCCCGCATAATGCAAAACGCCGGCCCCAGGGCCGGCGTTTTGCAGTGCAGCGCGAACCTAGCTTTTCTTCGCCATGGCGTCGCGGACTTTTTGCTGGGCCGCAATGACCGTCTGGCTGTGTTCCCGCGCAGCAGCACGTTGCATCCAGTCGGCCAGTTCAGGTTCCTGTTCCAGCATGTCCCAGTCGTATACGGGTTTGGTGATGGCGAGCACCAGGCCCATGATATGCAGCAGGGCAATATCGGCAAGGCTGAATTCCGAGCCTGCGACCCAGGGATCAAAGCGGGCCATGCGTTTAAGGGCAGCCATGCCCTTCTCTAGGGCGGGGCGAACCTCTTCATGGGCTTGCTGTGACAGCGGGGCGCCGAAGATCACGTGCCCCAGCAGTCGCCGCGCAGGCCCATCGAGATACAGCTCTGCACACTTGATGATCTCGCGTGTTTTGGCACGCTGATAGGCATCGCCGGGCAACAGGCTTGGGGTCGGGTGGGTTTCTTCCAGGTACTCGGCAATGGCCAGTGACTCGGACAAAAAACCCTCGGGTGTTTCTATGCAGGGGATCTTGCCCATCGGGCTTTTAGCCAGAAAGCTCATGTCCTGCGAGGGGGGAGCGCTGACTTCTTCGAAGGCGATGCCTTTTTCCAGCATGGCCTGCTTGACGATGTTGTAGTAGTTGCTGAGTGCGATGCCGTGAAGTTTGAGCATGGGTCACAGGTCCTTCTCGGTAGGTTGGTCTGAAGTTGCCCGGGAGCATTAGAGGGACAGTGCCAATGGCGACTGGTTCCCTTTGGCGCGGCTGGCTACAAAAAGCTCCACGCAATGCTGTCCGGCCATCATCATGGACCCGATTGGGAAAACTGGCCAGCCCCGCAGCGGTCGCCGAACATCTGTATGCGACCTCTGTGTCGGTATATCGAGACGTCTGGCATCTGCAGCAGGGCGGGTTTAAAATGCGCGCCTTCATGTTTTGTTCAGTGTCGCTGTTGTTAAATAGGCGCTATTGAGAGGCAGGGGCTGCAGTTTTTATTTGATCGAATTGCTACCTGTCTTATTTAGATGAGCACTATTCAAGTGGGTGCTGATTTAAAAGGGAAGCTTGCTTCAATAAGGCTCAGGCTACACAGTTTAAAACTGTTTACACTCTTGAGACTGCTGTTCATTCAACGCTTCCATTAAGCTTTTTTGCATGACTTTGTTTCGCACAACGCTGGATATCCCGAAGGAGATTCCCATGAAAAAGTCTCTGTTTGCCATAGTGCTTGTATCGCTGCTACCCGCCATGGCAATGGCCGGCAACAGCCTGACTGTTGACTCCGCCATCGGTGGTGCCCTGGGAGGTGCAGTAGGCGGTGCCCTGGGGGCTGAAGTGGGTGGTCGTGATGGCGCCATCATCGGAGCCGGTGTCGGCGCGGCTGTGGGTACCTCGATTAATACTCAGGGTCATCGCAGTGATTATCGTGAATCCAGTTATGAGCGCCGCGAAGTCTATTACTACGACGACGATGATCACGACCACAAACATAAGAAGCACAAGAAGCATCATCATAACGGTGGGCACTTTTGCCCGCCGGGACAGCACAAGAAAGGTCACTGTTAATTGACCGAATAAAAAAGCCGGAAGGGGAAACCCTTCCGGCTTTTTTATTGCGCAGGCGTAGCTGTTATTTTTTATTTCCCCTTTCCCCTTTCCCCTTTCCCCTTGTACCTCGCTTGCGGTTATCAGGTGGTCAGCTCTTCGAGCAGGGCTTCGAGCTCGGCAACCTTGGCTTTGAGCTCAACGACTTCCTGTTCCAGTTGTTCAATGCGGCCGCTGTCTTCGGGTTCGCGCACAGTGCCGGGCTCCGACAGGGGAGGCGGTGCCTTCTGGCCCGGCTCAATATCGCCATTGAACAGATGGGCATAGCGCGACTCCCGTTTGCCAGGTTCCCGTGCAAGCTTGACGATAAAGGGGCCGTCATCCCGGGTCATAAGCTTGTACAGTACCTTCTCCACTTTCAGTACATCGTCAAAACTGCAGAGTCGGTTGGTACGGGTGCGCAGTTCGCCGGGGGTTTGCGGGCCGCGCAGGAACATGACGCAGAGGATGCCCAGTTCCTGTTCGCTGAACTGCAGTACGCCGAATTCGGTATTGCAGAAGCGGTGCTTGTATTTTTGTACCCGGCTGCCGAAGCCGGATTCGTCCTTGACCAGGCGCATCTGGGTCAGTTCATCCAGGGTTTGCTGCACAGTGCCTTCATCCAGGTCCAGCACCGGGTCGCGGTTGCTTTTCTGGTTGCAGGCCAGGGTGAGGGCGTTCAGTGACAGCGGGTACTGATCCGGTGTGGTGATCTCCTTCTCGATCAGCGCGCCTATGACTCGGGTCTGGTAGAGCGACAGATTCAGGTCCATGGGTACTCCTTATTCAACCGCAGACGGATAGTGCTTGAGAGTAAAGTTAAACGGGAACTTTGGCCAGCCTTGCGCGGGAGCCATGTGACTAAGGTTGCGGGCTGCTATGGTTTTGGCAGCAGGTTTTTTCCCGAAATTCGCCTATGGCGGGAGTACAGCATGGACAATGCCTTTCTGAGCCGGCTGCAGAGTCGGCTGGATACACTGAGTGACGAGGGCTTTTTCAAGACCGAGCGGGTGATCGACAGTGCGCAGTCGCCCCTGATCCGCCTGGCCGGCGGCGACCAGGTACTTAACTTCTGCGCCAACAACTACCTTGGACTCGCGAATGATGAGCGCCTGGTTGAGGCTGCCGCCCGGGGGCTGGAGCGCCAGGGTTTTGGTATGGCCTCGGTACGCTTTATCTGTGGTACCCAGCAATCGCACAAGGATCTGGAAGTCGCGCTGTCGGCCTTTCTGAGTACCGAGGACTGCATTCTCTATTCCAGCTGCTTCGATGCCAATGGTGGCCTGTTCGAGACACTGCTTGAAGCTGAGGATGCGGTGATCTCCGATGAGTTGAATCATGCGTCCATCATTGATGGCGTGCGTCTGTGCAAGGCGACCCGCTACCGCTATCGCAACAATGACATGGCGGACCTGGAGGCGCAGTTGCAAGCCGCCGATGCCGCGGGGGCGCGCTTCAAGCTGATCGCCACCGACGGGGTCTTTTCCATGGACGGTGTGATCGCCGACCTGCGGGGCATCTGTGATCTGGCCGAGCGCTATGGTGCCCAGGTGATGGTGGATGACTCCCATGCGGTGGGCTTTGTCGGCAAGGGTGGGCGCGGCACCGTGGAGCA from Marinobacterium aestuarii includes these protein-coding regions:
- a CDS encoding glutathione S-transferase family protein, producing the protein MLKLHGIALSNYYNIVKQAMLEKGIAFEEVSAPPSQDMSFLAKSPMGKIPCIETPEGFLSESLAIAEYLEETHPTPSLLPGDAYQRAKTREIIKCAELYLDGPARRLLGHVIFGAPLSQQAHEEVRPALEKGMAALKRMARFDPWVAGSEFSLADIALLHIMGLVLAITKPVYDWDMLEQEPELADWMQRAAAREHSQTVIAAQQKVRDAMAKKS
- a CDS encoding YceH family protein; its protein translation is MDLNLSLYQTRVIGALIEKEITTPDQYPLSLNALTLACNQKSNRDPVLDLDEGTVQQTLDELTQMRLVKDESGFGSRVQKYKHRFCNTEFGVLQFSEQELGILCVMFLRGPQTPGELRTRTNRLCSFDDVLKVEKVLYKLMTRDDGPFIVKLAREPGKRESRYAHLFNGDIEPGQKAPPPLSEPGTVREPEDSGRIEQLEQEVVELKAKVAELEALLEELTT
- a CDS encoding aspartate/glutamate racemase family protein, producing the protein MQIRVINPNTTASMTEKIGEAAQQIAAPGTRVVATNPRSGPASIESHFDEAISAVGVLEEVRAGELEQADAYIIACFGDPGLLAARELTRAPVIGIAEAAFHMATLISTRFSIVTTLGRTGIIAEHLLQSYGFAHHCRRVRAAEIPVLDLEDGGNAALDRIIEECLRAKAEDNIGAIVLGCGGMADLREQISREVGLPIVEGVTAAMKLAESLVSLGLGTSKHGDLAFPRPKAFSGQFEYLSGPGR
- a CDS encoding NCS1 family transporter, translated to MQNEQALTGAAMVDEPAHTKAAGEESLAPQQTRIMGRVSYLLAWFGGCVSIGTFAMGSSIVGTLNLLQACAAIAIGCFVIGIALAFNGAAGYKYGIPFMVQARSAFGFAGTRFPGLVRAVPAIVWYGFQSWIGAGAINAVSASLFGFDNLVFYFVVFQFLQIGLSMLGFQGIKWLENFGSVFILASLVYMFYSVINRYGDEITTNLVNIEGTWGLPFWGATMLFLGIYSTMMLNVSDYSRELKKGTGPGLLATLYAMSILPCTLFMGLIGLMVSGATGVSDPIQVFASAVDNQALLITTLLFIAFAQVTTNVLNNVVPPTYILMDVFKLKFRTATILVGLAAFGTFPWELVKEESSAGLQTFVQTYSAFLGPIFAVMVVDYFILRRRTLDISKLYDEKGPYRGVNYAAIIASLVGAVIALWFSSISWYASLIPAGVTYYLLMNNWSACARFRD
- a CDS encoding glycine zipper domain-containing protein, translated to MKKSLFAIVLVSLLPAMAMAGNSLTVDSAIGGALGGAVGGALGAEVGGRDGAIIGAGVGAAVGTSINTQGHRSDYRESSYERREVYYYDDDDHDHKHKKHKKHHHNGGHFCPPGQHKKGHC
- a CDS encoding glycine C-acetyltransferase, translating into MDNAFLSRLQSRLDTLSDEGFFKTERVIDSAQSPLIRLAGGDQVLNFCANNYLGLANDERLVEAAARGLERQGFGMASVRFICGTQQSHKDLEVALSAFLSTEDCILYSSCFDANGGLFETLLEAEDAVISDELNHASIIDGVRLCKATRYRYRNNDMADLEAQLQAADAAGARFKLIATDGVFSMDGVIADLRGICDLAERYGAQVMVDDSHAVGFVGKGGRGTVEHSGVEGRVDIITGTLGKALGGASGGFTAGRREIVALLRQLSRPYLFSNSLAPSIVSASLRVLQLLESAEGAALRAQLQRNTARFRTGLQAAGFTLGGAGHPIIPVMLGDAALAARMADALLQEGVYVIGFSFPVVPKGKARIRTQMSAAHTDTQIDAAIGAFARVGHALGVLS